The Cryptomeria japonica chromosome 9, Sugi_1.0, whole genome shotgun sequence DNA segment AGATTCTCCCATGCGAGACATTTCCTCTAAGCATCCAGCCATAGGAAAAAATTACATTtcggccaagagaagctattccaaaccttcttccaccagggaacatccatcaggccatgcaattgcatatcaagctgagcataaccttcaaCAACAGAAAATTTGCCTTTTAggttaggaccccaagccaaaatatctctctccttgagggaactacataacctaccctccaagatattaaccaacaccacacgatCTTCATCTGAGCCACCCAAGGGCCATTTAAGAGGATCCTTCCAGCAAGTCACCTCAACCAGTCAAATGCGCCTAACcgttttaaaattctccaccttaacccatccaacatCACTGAAAATATTGCAAAGAGGCCGATGTTGTGGATAACTAGAcaaaataggagggtgaccatcccaagaaacttgccaaaaaagagcttcaaagcctctattacaaatccagaaaggccatctttaataagttgggcaccttttttaagagtatcccagatacaagagcccctGTCCACTAAACTAAGacgaggcacctcatgatcattagcaacaaggagatacttgtgggttaaaatcttggcctaGCCCTGATCCTGACTGTTACACCACCTCCACTACAACTTAGTCGCCAAGGCCTTGTTAATCAAAGCAATAGATTCGAGGCCAAGACCCCCAACATGTCTCGGTCTATAAACAAAGTCCCATTttactaaactccacttagaagaaagaaaaataCCAAACCAAAGAAATTGACGGGAAAGAGCATTGGACTCTCTCACAAAGATGGAGGGGGGAGCCTGCACAAAACACTTATAAATGGGAAGCGTTTGCACCCCAGTTTTCAAAAGAATCACTCttccagcagaggataaccacttgtaagtccaatgattaaccttgcaacgaaatttatccaaaattcttTACCAAAAATCTCCGCgttgaacccccaaatctaaaggaatcctgAGGTACAACAAAAGAAGGGACCTCATCTGAAATCTCAGGATTCTggcaatcctattctgaataagccgtggagtattaaagaaatatataatAACACTTCTTCAATTAAGCTATATAACATAATGCAATTATTTTCATTAGAatactatttaattaaaaaattaaccaTGCTTGTGAAAAGACCTTTGGAAACACATTGTAATGCAATTATTTGTCGCCTTATCCTCCCTACGTGTTGCCGCCTCTCATCCTTATCTGTTTACAAACGTgcaagaacaacaaaaaaaaaatacaaaatgtaTTTGTCTCCAacgcatatatacatataaaatgaTGTATATTCTCATGCGTCTTATATATTCACAGAATTAAAATGAAGGATAGGTATTCTCAGTACTATCGAAGGTCGATGTGACACAGGAAACGGTTCACATCAAAAAATTTATACACTTCCAAGAAATCATATTCATCATTTAAACAGCTCAGAGGTCTGTGATAAGGAAAAATCCTTCATAAACTGAGGATCAAGCTACTGACAGATTTATTTTTTTCACTTCAATCTGTACTAAATTCATTTTTTCTCAAAGAGAGACggcctagggtttagggtttacagTACAAAATCCCTCCTTGCTTGTTTTTGTTGCTCACAAGAACACAGAAACATCAGCATTGTACAAATAATTTCCATATAAATTCGTCGACACCAAAGGGCTGTGAATTTACAAACACATTCACATACTTCTCCAAGTCATCAAAACTCAAAAGCTCCAACTGGGTATTCCGAAAACAAACTGCAGTGTTATGGGCTTAATACCACAGCAACTCAATTCTTagaatcattaaaataataaaatacctaaagTGGGTTGTCCTCAACCGATCTTTAGGTTAAGGGTGTAAGAGTGTGTTGAAGatttgggtttagggttttgggatTATTTATGGCTAAAAATCCTATTGACGGCGTTTTGAAAGCCGGTTCAGATGCTATTTTGCAGAGGCGAATTTTGTTCCATCCCGCCAGGAATAAGAGGGATAGTGGTCGCGGAACAAGCACTGGGTTTTATCTGGAGCCGCTGAACCCCCAATTGGAATGTTCCCCGACCTCTAGAATTGAAAACCCTTCCGCTCAAGAGACTGCAAAACCGCCGGAGAAGGAAGACCTGATGGATTTGGAGGTCATCGAAGAAATTGGATTTCGAAGAATTGTGAGGAATCCAATTTAACCTTACACCACAACCCCTTTGACAATTTAAATATTTTCTAATTCGATTCCTATTCTACATTTTTCCTTTTCTTATATTTCTGTTAGTTTTCTGAATCGGAGAAAAAATTGTCAAGCAAGCAACGGTTTGAGCAATTTTATCTGtaattccattcatttcaatcttGTATGTGTTGTAATGGTATTGATCGAAGTAACTTGTAGATTGTTTCATTTACAAAAGGATAAATCGCAGAGTAAAAATGGGTTTTTGGTTTTGAGCAGGGTGCCGGGCTTGCGAACCTTGGCAATACCTGTTTTTTGAATTCGGTTTTGCAGTGTCTTACATACACGCAACCCCTCGCAGCCTACTTCCAGGGTGGGCGACACAAGTTAACTTGTAAGTTTCAAAATCGAAATCTTCTTAACGCCTCTAAAAACTCTCCTAAACCTATTTTAAACCTTTTTGTGCTTTTGTAGGCATAAATTTTTGAAGTCTCGAAAGCCTTTAAAGATGTACCTCAACCCTTCAAGATCCTCTCTAGCTATGTGAATAATACTAGCCTGTAGTACATGTTCTTGCACATTGTCTGTGTTTTAATATATTTCTTTTAATGAATGTTGGTAGAAAGTTTATTCCTTCCGGAGGATGTAGGCTTCATTATATTTGTTTGCCGAGCTATGGTCTGGTAGTAAGTTGTGATGCTTATTCCTGCATTAACTTAAGTCGAGAATTTGGTTGACTTATTCTCCTGTGATATCCTGGCCATTTTTATTTATAAAACCTGAAGGAGTTTGGAGTCTTTTGTAAATGCTGGAGTTTAGAACTCTCGAATGTGTTACCTAAAAGGGATTTGTCAaatcaaacaaaaattaaaaagGTGAGTGAATTTAAAAATAAGAAGTAAAAGACTTTATAATATATGCTGCCCATATTTATTGTTGAGCTTGTGTATAAGATCAGCGACATATTGTAATTGTGGATTGCTTTGAATGCATGGAATGCCATTAGTTTGTAGTTAGCATTCTGTGTACTAATATGCCATTTCATGCTCCTTACTAATGCTTGTTCCTTCGTTTACCTAGGTCGTGTAGCTGGATTTTGTGCCATGTGTGCTGTTCAGGATCATGCCATTAATGCTGCAGGATCGTCTGGCAAGATTTTGTCACCTACCATTCTTGTCAGGAACTTGCGATGTATCCAAACTCTATGTTTTTACTTAGCttcattattatgaattttttgatgTAACTTAATTAGCATGATTGTTTAATTTTCTGTGATTTTATCATTTGTAATGCAAGTCTTGTACAACattagattcttgacttgttggaAGGTATATCTCGCAACTTCCGAATATCAAGGCAAGAGGATGCTCATGAATACatgatgaatttgatggaatcCATGCATAAATGTTGTTTACCAGCGGGGGTAACAAGTGAATCGCCTGTTGCCTATGAGAAGAGTCTAGTACATAAAATTTTTGGTGGCCGACTCATAAGTCAGGTATTGATTTTTAGTTGTTTAGTTTTTCaaaatttcttcattttttgttAACAAGGCTGAGTGAATGTAAGAAGATAACAGAagaaattatttatatttaaacatTATCTTTCTAGTTTTTTGCAAAGAGAATAGAGATGGGATTATGGACACCTGCAGGATttacatttcatttcataaatgggATTTCTTGAGTCACTTAAACCTTTCATGAATTTTTTCCAGCTGGAAACTCTAGGTTGTAGCCTTAGATAGAAGAGTATTTATTCATCTACAATTGCTTCAACCTGGCTTGTAGGTGAAGTGCACACAATGTTCTTATTGTTCCGATAAATTCGATCCTTTCTTAGATTTGAGCCTAGAGATCATTCGAGCAGATTCTTTGTTGAAAGCATTATCCCATTACACGGCAGTGGAGCAGTTAGATGGGGGCATGAAAAGATATCAATGTGATCGATGCAAAGTAAAAGTGAAGGCTCTGAAGCAACTTAAAATTGATAAAGCACCACATGTTCTTGCAATTCATCTCAAGCGCTTCAGTGTAGGGGGATCTGGAGGAAAAATAGACAAAAAAGTAGACTTTGGTTGTACTTTGGATCTGAAACCTTTTGTTAGCAGTTCACATGTAAGTAGGCCTTACCATATTGTATTTGCCATTTAATGACATTTCTAATGGAATCTGGTAATTTCATCTTTGTAATATCTATTGGTTTTTTGGTAATATTTTGTATTTTCTTATGATATTCTAGTTTCTCTCTATTGATCTATCACAGGAAGGCAATTTTAAGTATACTCTTTATGGTGTTCTTGTTCATGATGGCTGGAGCACACATTCTGGTCATTATTTCTGCTTTATTCGTTCATCCACAGGCATCTGGCATGCTTTAGATGATAATCGGGTATTCGTTTATTACATTGTTGTGAAGACATGCTACCTTTtgcaattatattttattttttgcttttgtttAGCAGATTCAATCCAATAGCATTTACTATATCATTTGTGTGTAACAGAATACGCTAAAGATCTACAGTTTTAAGCAGAACCTTTTTTAAATGGTAACACCTATGTGATACCTTGATACTGAAGTTGCTTATACTGATTGAAGATATTCTTGTGACATCTTATACTCCAGGTGTATTCAGTCAGTGAGAAATCTGTGCTTAGCCAGAAAGCTTACATGCTATTCTATATACGAGATAAGAACATGAGCATTAAAACAGCAGGTGGGTCTCAATCTCAGGATAATGGTTCTAAACTAAAGAAGATTGTGCCATTGAACATTGGGCGTCCAAAGGAAAACCAATTACAAGATTCCTGTGCCTCCCAGGCGACAGCAAACGTGCCTTCTTTCCAAATGACAGCAATCTCTTCTATTATTGCAGGTGTAAACAAGAAAAGTAAGGTATCGCAACAGGTAGGAAATGTTTCAAATGTCAATTTCAATTCAGAAAGTCTAGAAAAGAACACAAGTTCTGGTCAGTTATGCAGTAAATCTGGATCACCAGCAGATCATGATGCTACATTACAGATTGTGCCTCCAAGAACCGATGGTATCCAAACAAATGATGTTTTCTCAAGTCATACCATAAGTAATGGGTGCACATCCAATGATGCTGGCAATAATATTAAGAAACATGAATCTGAAATAAAGGGTGCTGATTCCATGGATAATTTTAATGAGATTCTGGTTGTTAGACATTCTCGGAACCATGAAGTGAGCAATGGCAATGGGAACTATATTAGTAGAAATTCTGGAGTTGATTCAAAAATTAATGGTAATAGTCATGAGAATTTCAAACATTCCATGAATGATTTGACAGGTATTATTACTGGGCATCATACTGCTAAAGTTCCACAAAATAATTCAAATGGTAAACTTGTAGCTGGTGAACATCTAGAGAATTGTAGTGTGGTCCACAATTCTATAGATAATGAGAGCGAGGCTGCTAAACTCTTATTGCTGGAAGATGGTTCCTTATTTCAGGTACTTGATTTTTGTATCAAAGCTACATCGTATATGTTTGTCTTTGAGAAAATTGCTTTTGGCCCTAATGAGTCTTTCTACATTTATCACTCTGATAGGGTAAATGTTTACTTTTAGCAGGGAGCTGAAAATGGTACTTTTCTCTGCAAGGAAAGGGAAAAGAATGGGTCATCTGTAAAATCTATTCATCAAGATAGGTTTTCCAAATGTATACAAGAAACTAAATGTGTTTCTAACCATAAGTACAAAAAATCCCACAAGGACAACCACTATCTTATTAGTAGAAACAGATTGAAGCTTATGAAGCATCTTCCATGTCCTCAGTTTTTACGAACATTATCTTTCAGGAGACATTTTCTTCTAAGAGCAATGCATATTTTGAGGAAGAAACGATCCAATGAAAGGAAGAATTGCAAGAAATTACGGCTTAAGAAGGCTGGCGTTTTTCTTAAGCAGAAACACTCTGCAAACATGCCTAGTGCAAAAGACCATGCCGTTGCAAAAAGTTCTGGATGTTCAGTTGCTTCTAAGTCTCCACAACAATTCCGTGGAAAGGGTCTGTCAAACAAAGTAAATGGTTGTGTTTCTGTGCAGCATGCTGAGACATCTGAAATTACAGTTGGTGTGGCTCAGAATGGGTGTAACATTGCTAAATTTGGTGATACTTCCATGCCTCTTGGAAACGGACAGCTTTCTAGTGGAAATAATACTAAGCTAAAGAAACAAAGAGAAGTTGCTGATGGACAGGGTTTAATTAAAGCTAGACATAAATATTCTGATGTTGAGCCGGACTCTAAATTTAACAAGGATAAAAACTTGTCTGCTCTCCGTCAGTCAAATAATAGCTTTAGAGATGGAGTAGAATCATGTCAACAAGATGGGGCACTGTCTATGGAAAATTGTGAATCATCTGTTCATCTGAGGAGTGCAGTGGATGTATTCTCAGTTGGTTCTGGACTGAGCAAGGAGAAAAACATATCTGCTTTTCGTCAGCCAAATAGTAGCTTTACAGATGGAGGAGAAACATGTCAACAAGATCCTCCTCAATCCGCAAAAAAATCTGAATCGTCTTTCCTAGAGGCTAGATTAGATGGGCCAGCAGGTATAGTCacaattttattttcttatatGCAGTGTAACTCAATTAAGCTCAAGGTTCATCCTTTGTTTATGTATTAGATATTTAACGCTTTTTGATGATTGTGTATTGTGGCTATTCTGCAGTTCCATGTTGGGATGTTATCGATGATGGCTTGGTAAAAAGTAGCAGAGCTTCAGACAAACAAGCAAACCATGTTGGTTATGTATTAGATGAATGGTAGGGTATCTTAAACACATATAATTTCACCTTGGGACTTGACATATCAGTTCATCTCTACATAAGTGTTTCTATAGACAGTAATCATATATCTATGTCTATGCCTTTGTGTTTGCCATAATCTTGTGTGATTTATGCAGGGATGAAGAATATGACCGTGGCAGAAGGAAAAAGGTTAAGCAAGCACAGTATGAAGATGGCATAGGTGACTCTTATGGAAAATATTCCAATGGACAGAGGAATCCTTTTCAATCACTTTCAAATAGAAAAGCCAAGATTGCTGGTAAAGGGAATTCTTTCATGAAAACAAATCAAGGGAAACTACAACACAATGGAAGCTAGAGTTTTTTGTCGAGCTCAATGCCAAAGCAATGTGTTGGGGACAACCTAAAACAGGGGAGGGGGGTGGAAATCACATTGCTGGCAAGTATTCAGAAAAGATGCCATACACTGCAGAAAGTTGTTAATGAAGTTAAATATCATGAAAAGGTTTATTATTTCAAACCTTTCCGATGATTCAGCTATAGGTCTCTGGAGCCAATATTTCCTGTCACTTTTGAAATTCATCAATTAAATGTGAGAAATGGAGATATATTTCTATTTGTCAAACTTGCAAAGAGGTTTGCTGTTGGATTGTTGGCTGAAGCAGGAGGAGGAAAGCAAAACTGTCAAAGAACAAAATGTAGTCTACAGGCTATACATTGAGTGGAATTCTTTGGGATCAGTGTCTTCAGCTAACCATTCCAAGTTTGACTTTCAGTATTTGCCATTTGGCTATATATACACCAAGTGGTTAGTAATGAAAGTAACAATGGATATTTTCTGAAAACTCATTGTTAGAGGTGGAACATCATATAAAGGATGTTGCCTTTATATAATAACTGTACATCTTATGGATTGAACAGAAATTAAACTGTCGAAATTTCAAATTTGCCTAAGTGATAAAAAACCAATAACAATAATTGTCAAGATCTTATTCCCTTTGCATTGCTTTTAAAATTTTGAGATGTTGAAAATTTTGTTTGCACTTATGAATAGAAATGCAAGGTTAATATAAGTTTATGGGGCAAACACGGTAAGTAGGATTTTAGGTTTGTACTTATGAATAGAAATGTAAGGTTGATAGAAATTTTTTGAGCTAAAACAATATTTTTCTCTGGAATTAATATATTTAACAGGAGTTTGCTGGCTATGTTCTCTTTGGTGGATGCTCATTGAAACCATTTTGCATCCATggttaaatgcacttgctatagctGGCAAGGTAAAGAACCATCTTATATTGCTTACAACATTATGACAAAAGCAGCTTCAAAAATCCTGCATGACCTTTGATCTTTATCAATGTATTTTTATCACGTTAAGTTCATAGAAAGTATAATTCCCTCGGATGACTGATTGGACTATCTATTAAGAGGTAGCTGCATGTTAGCATACATAAATTATTATTCATTTCTATGGTTGATCAAGATTAGCAAAGAATTTACACTGATCACATTGAGTAATGAGGTTGCATGGATGGCTATGTTTGAGTTGGTGTACACGGCTCCTATATATggaaaaaaaatttatatggtttCTGGATAACTGTAGTTTTGGTAACATTTTGAGTAGTAAAAGTGTCATCAtccacaaaccatatctttatcgcTTTCATTTTGACTGGACTTTGGAATTGTAAATGTTTTTGACTCGTATTTGCTTGAAGATACATATTTAGTTAATTCTCGGATGAAGTTGCTTATTTAATTGATTTTGGTTGTCAATCAAATTGCTAACTGCAATGTGCATTGTATTTTAAGTACTTGTTTTCAATTGAAAGATAAAAGTAAATTATATGAACAAATAAGTAGTAATTGTGGCATATATGACACTTTATAGATGTATAACTACCCAAGCTTGCCTAATCTATAACCAGTTACACCATGCCAAATAACTAAGTTTTTTATACTCATAAACTGAGTGATAAGAATTAACAGGGATATAATAAACATAAGACTGAAGTAACAGTCACGGAGGTCTAGAGAGGATGCAGACCTGGCCTTTGTATCAACCACATCCATACAAAAACACAGGTCCGCTAGTTTCTGTTTGTATATAATCAGGGTCGAAGATTCATGATGGAGTATCCTATTCTGTTTCTTGATACATCTGAATATTTGTCTGAGTAAAAAGAGGAGGCATGAGCAGGGGGCCAGGACCATAGTCGATCCAAGATGTGTACAAGGACATGTAAACATGAATGTGTATTTCATGACCATGTGTTGTATAGCTACACATTCCTCTAGTTTCTCTACCTTAAGGTGGACATAACATTACATTGCCTTTTTTAACCATTGCTTTCTTCAGTTTCTCTATCTTAAGAATAAGATGGTTGAGTTAATCAAAGATCATTGGAACAATATGGTTTCAAACTATGTTGACTTTGGGTTGGTCATTTGTAAGGTATTATATTGTCCCTTTGTTAGCTGATTTTTGTTTTGGTTAACTGTTATGTTGCTGAAAcaagttgttttttgttgttttgatgAGCTTTATTGCTTTATCTCCCTTTTTGTACAAGGTTTTGGGCCTTCTCAAATCACATTTTACCCTAATCTAAAAcattacattattttttatttttcatactcGCAAATTTGATTTCATGCAAATTTTACTAAATTCTTGAGTTTATGATCCAAGTCTGGAACATCAGGCTCTGTATCTGAATtttaaaatgaactataattggTTCTCTACTATAAGCTCTACTATCTGGATTCTGGATCTTGCTCACAAGTAACACGTAATTcggaaaaaaataattaaatccaCCCCTGGTAACTAGTAACGGTTACACACTAGCAAGAAGCACTGAGAACTGTTACTACAGCCAGTCAAATTTTCATATCCATCTTGCTCGGGAGCTCTTCCATTCTGAGTGTCAGAGCCTCTAGCTTCAAAACCATCATCTTGCCTCACATTCCTTATAATTTGAAAGCCACAGTTCCCCCGGATAAAGTCAAATGATCACTACCAGGGGCAGAGCTAGTAGCAGAAGTAAGGGTAGCTGGAATAGAGACAGGGACGGGTGCATCATATAATAAATATTGAGACCCGGCTTATGAAGATGAATATCAACACCCATAAACAGTAGCAAAGTTG contains these protein-coding regions:
- the LOC131038659 gene encoding uncharacterized protein LOC131038659 isoform X1, with the translated sequence MAKNPIDGVLKAGSDAILQRRILFHPARNKRDSGRGTSTGFYLEPLNPQLECSPTSRIENPSAQETAKPPEKEDLMDLEVIEEIGFRRIGAGLANLGNTCFLNSVLQCLTYTQPLAAYFQGGRHKLTCRVAGFCAMCAVQDHAINAAGSSGKILSPTILVRNLRCISRNFRISRQEDAHEYMMNLMESMHKCCLPAGVTSESPVAYEKSLVHKIFGGRLISQVKCTQCSYCSDKFDPFLDLSLEIIRADSLLKALSHYTAVEQLDGGMKRYQCDRCKVKVKALKQLKIDKAPHVLAIHLKRFSVGGSGGKIDKKVDFGCTLDLKPFVSSSHEGNFKYTLYGVLVHDGWSTHSGHYFCFIRSSTGIWHALDDNRVYSVSEKSVLSQKAYMLFYIRDKNMSIKTAGGSQSQDNGSKLKKIVPLNIGRPKENQLQDSCASQATANVPSFQMTAISSIIAGVNKKSKVSQQVGNVSNVNFNSESLEKNTSSGQLCSKSGSPADHDATLQIVPPRTDGIQTNDVFSSHTISNGCTSNDAGNNIKKHESEIKGADSMDNFNEILVVRHSRNHEVSNGNGNYISRNSGVDSKINGNSHENFKHSMNDLTGIITGHHTAKVPQNNSNGKLVAGEHLENCSVVHNSIDNESEAAKLLLLEDGSLFQQGAENGTFLCKEREKNGSSVKSIHQDRFSKCIQETKCVSNHKYKKSHKDNHYLISRNRLKLMKHLPCPQFLRTLSFRRHFLLRAMHILRKKRSNERKNCKKLRLKKAGVFLKQKHSANMPSAKDHAVAKSSGCSVASKSPQQFRGKGLSNKVNGCVSVQHAETSEITVGVAQNGCNIAKFGDTSMPLGNGQLSSGNNTKLKKQREVADGQGLIKARHKYSDVEPDSKFNKDKNLSALRQSNNSFRDGVESCQQDGALSMENCESSVHLRSAVDVFSVGSGLSKEKNISAFRQPNSSFTDGGETCQQDPPQSAKKSESSFLEARLDGPAVPCWDVIDDGLVKSSRASDKQANHVGYVLDEWDEEYDRGRRKKVKQAQYEDGIGDSYGKYSNGQRNPFQSLSNRKAKIAGKGNSFMKTNQGKLQHNGS
- the LOC131038659 gene encoding uncharacterized protein LOC131038659 isoform X2, whose product is MAKNPIDGVLKAGSDAILQRRILFHPARNKRDSGRGTSTGFYLEPLNPQLECSPTSRIENPSAQETAKPPEKEDLMDLEVIEEIGFRRIGAGLANLGNTCFLNSVLQCLTYTQPLAAYFQGGRHKLTCRVAGFCAMCAVQDHAINAAGSSGKILSPTILVRNLRCISRNFRISRQEDAHEYMMNLMESMHKCCLPAGVTSESPVAYEKSLVHKIFGGRLISQVKCTQCSYCSDKFDPFLDLSLEIIRADSLLKALSHYTAVEQLDGGMKRYQCDRCKVKVKALKQLKIDKAPHVLAIHLKRFSVGGSGGKIDKKVDFGCTLDLKPFVSSSHEGNFKYTLYGVLVHDGWSTHSGHYFCFIRSSTGIWHALDDNRVYSVSEKSVLSQKAYMLFYIRDKNMSIKTAGGSQSQDNGSKLKKIVPLNIGRPKENQLQDSCASQATANVPSFQMTAISSIIAGVNKKSKVSQQVGNVSNVNFNSESLEKNTSSGQLCSKSGSPADHDATLQIVPPRTDGIQTNDVFSSHTISNGCTSNDAGNNIKKHESEIKGADSMDNFNEILVVRHSRNHEVSNGNGNYISRNSGVDSKINGNSHENFKHSMNDLTGIITGHHTAKVPQNNSNGKLVAGEHLENCSVVHNSIDNESEAAKLLLLEDGSLFQGAENGTFLCKEREKNGSSVKSIHQDRFSKCIQETKCVSNHKYKKSHKDNHYLISRNRLKLMKHLPCPQFLRTLSFRRHFLLRAMHILRKKRSNERKNCKKLRLKKAGVFLKQKHSANMPSAKDHAVAKSSGCSVASKSPQQFRGKGLSNKVNGCVSVQHAETSEITVGVAQNGCNIAKFGDTSMPLGNGQLSSGNNTKLKKQREVADGQGLIKARHKYSDVEPDSKFNKDKNLSALRQSNNSFRDGVESCQQDGALSMENCESSVHLRSAVDVFSVGSGLSKEKNISAFRQPNSSFTDGGETCQQDPPQSAKKSESSFLEARLDGPAVPCWDVIDDGLVKSSRASDKQANHVGYVLDEWDEEYDRGRRKKVKQAQYEDGIGDSYGKYSNGQRNPFQSLSNRKAKIAGKGNSFMKTNQGKLQHNGS
- the LOC131038659 gene encoding uncharacterized protein LOC131038659 isoform X3 translates to MCAVQDHAINAAGSSGKILSPTILVRNLRCISRNFRISRQEDAHEYMMNLMESMHKCCLPAGVTSESPVAYEKSLVHKIFGGRLISQVKCTQCSYCSDKFDPFLDLSLEIIRADSLLKALSHYTAVEQLDGGMKRYQCDRCKVKVKALKQLKIDKAPHVLAIHLKRFSVGGSGGKIDKKVDFGCTLDLKPFVSSSHEGNFKYTLYGVLVHDGWSTHSGHYFCFIRSSTGIWHALDDNRVYSVSEKSVLSQKAYMLFYIRDKNMSIKTAGGSQSQDNGSKLKKIVPLNIGRPKENQLQDSCASQATANVPSFQMTAISSIIAGVNKKSKVSQQVGNVSNVNFNSESLEKNTSSGQLCSKSGSPADHDATLQIVPPRTDGIQTNDVFSSHTISNGCTSNDAGNNIKKHESEIKGADSMDNFNEILVVRHSRNHEVSNGNGNYISRNSGVDSKINGNSHENFKHSMNDLTGIITGHHTAKVPQNNSNGKLVAGEHLENCSVVHNSIDNESEAAKLLLLEDGSLFQQGAENGTFLCKEREKNGSSVKSIHQDRFSKCIQETKCVSNHKYKKSHKDNHYLISRNRLKLMKHLPCPQFLRTLSFRRHFLLRAMHILRKKRSNERKNCKKLRLKKAGVFLKQKHSANMPSAKDHAVAKSSGCSVASKSPQQFRGKGLSNKVNGCVSVQHAETSEITVGVAQNGCNIAKFGDTSMPLGNGQLSSGNNTKLKKQREVADGQGLIKARHKYSDVEPDSKFNKDKNLSALRQSNNSFRDGVESCQQDGALSMENCESSVHLRSAVDVFSVGSGLSKEKNISAFRQPNSSFTDGGETCQQDPPQSAKKSESSFLEARLDGPAVPCWDVIDDGLVKSSRASDKQANHVGYVLDEWDEEYDRGRRKKVKQAQYEDGIGDSYGKYSNGQRNPFQSLSNRKAKIAGKGNSFMKTNQGKLQHNGS